In Streptomyces alboniger, the following are encoded in one genomic region:
- a CDS encoding transketolase: MTSSDLSTLAQQLRVDSVRAAAAAGSGHPTSSMSAADLMAVLMARHLHYDFDRPDHPGNDRFILSKGHASPLLYAAYKAAGALTDDELLTFRKEGSRLQGHPTPRALPWVEVATGSLGQGLPVGVGMALSGKRLERIPYRVWVLCGDSELAEGSVWEAAEHAGYEHLDNLTVIVDVNRLGQRGPTRHEWNLKAYADRFKAFDWHVVETDGHDVDAIDRAFQEAGSTAGQPTVILARTLKGRGVASIENREGLHGKPLPDAESAIEELGGVRDVRVEVRKPAAARTLHAERAGHLELPRHEVGEDIATRDAYGQALAALGTARGDVVALDGEVGDSTRTEYFAKEHPDRYFECYIAEQQLVASAVGMAARGWVPYASTFAAFLTRAHDFVRMAAISGAGINLVGSHAGVAIGEDGPSQMGLEDLAMFRAVHGSTVLYPCDAHQTGRLIAQMAELDGVRYLRTSRGNTPVIYGPGEEFPIGGSKVLRSSDADRLTLVAAGVTVHEALAAAELLETEGIPVRVIDLYSVKPVDRRTLREAATRTGCLVTVEDHREEGGLGDAVLDAFTDGGPVPRLVRLAVRTMPGSASPEEQLRAAGIDAQSIAAAARLLVEEGVVR, translated from the coding sequence ATGACCAGCAGTGACCTCTCCACCCTCGCCCAGCAGCTGCGCGTCGACTCGGTCCGCGCCGCGGCCGCCGCCGGCTCCGGGCACCCCACCTCGTCGATGTCCGCCGCCGACCTGATGGCGGTGCTCATGGCCCGCCATCTGCACTACGACTTCGACCGCCCGGACCATCCGGGCAACGACCGCTTCATCCTCTCCAAGGGCCACGCCTCCCCGCTGCTCTACGCGGCGTACAAGGCGGCGGGCGCGCTCACCGACGACGAACTGCTGACCTTCCGCAAGGAGGGCAGCCGCCTCCAGGGACACCCGACACCCCGCGCCCTGCCGTGGGTGGAGGTCGCCACCGGCTCGCTCGGGCAGGGCCTGCCCGTCGGCGTGGGCATGGCACTCTCCGGCAAGCGGCTCGAACGCATCCCCTACCGCGTCTGGGTGCTCTGCGGCGACAGCGAACTCGCCGAGGGCTCCGTCTGGGAGGCCGCCGAGCACGCCGGATACGAACACCTCGACAACCTCACCGTGATCGTCGACGTCAACCGGCTCGGCCAGCGAGGACCGACCCGCCACGAGTGGAACCTGAAGGCCTACGCCGACCGCTTCAAGGCCTTCGACTGGCACGTCGTCGAGACCGACGGGCACGACGTCGACGCCATCGACCGCGCCTTCCAGGAGGCGGGCTCCACCGCGGGGCAGCCGACCGTCATCCTCGCCCGCACCCTCAAGGGCAGGGGCGTCGCCTCCATCGAGAACCGCGAGGGGCTGCACGGCAAGCCGCTGCCGGACGCGGAGTCGGCCATCGAGGAGCTGGGCGGCGTACGCGACGTACGCGTCGAGGTGCGCAAGCCGGCCGCGGCGCGCACCCTGCACGCGGAGCGCGCCGGTCACCTCGAACTGCCCCGCCACGAGGTCGGCGAGGACATCGCCACCCGCGACGCCTACGGACAGGCGCTCGCCGCGCTCGGCACCGCGCGCGGTGACGTGGTCGCCCTGGACGGCGAGGTGGGCGACTCGACACGCACGGAGTACTTCGCCAAGGAACACCCCGACCGCTACTTCGAGTGCTACATCGCCGAGCAGCAACTGGTCGCCTCCGCCGTCGGCATGGCGGCGCGCGGCTGGGTGCCCTACGCGTCGACGTTCGCGGCGTTCCTCACGCGCGCCCACGACTTCGTACGGATGGCGGCGATCAGCGGCGCGGGCATCAACCTCGTCGGCTCCCACGCGGGCGTCGCCATCGGCGAGGACGGCCCCTCCCAGATGGGCCTCGAAGACCTGGCGATGTTCCGCGCGGTGCACGGCTCCACGGTCCTGTACCCGTGCGACGCCCACCAGACCGGGCGGCTCATCGCCCAGATGGCCGAACTCGACGGCGTGCGCTACCTGCGTACGTCACGCGGGAACACGCCCGTCATCTACGGCCCCGGCGAGGAGTTCCCCATCGGCGGCTCGAAGGTCCTGCGCTCCTCCGACGCGGACCGTCTCACCCTCGTCGCCGCCGGGGTGACCGTCCACGAGGCCCTGGCCGCCGCGGAGTTGCTGGAGACCGAGGGCATTCCGGTGCGCGTCATCGACCTGTACTCCGTCAAGCCCGTCGACCGCCGCACCCTGCGCGAGGCGGCCACGCGCACCGGATGCCTGGTCACCGTCGAGGACCACCGCGAGGAGGGCGGCCTCGGCGACGCGGTCCTCGACGCGTTCACCGACGGCGGCCCGGTGCCGCGCCTGGTCCGGCTCGCCGTGCGCACGATGCCCGGCTCGGCGTCGCCCGAGGAGCAGCTGCGCGCGGCGGGCATCGACGCCCAGTCGATCGCCGCGGCGGCGCGGCTGCTGGTGGAGGAGGGGGTGGTGCGGTGA
- a CDS encoding VOC family protein gives MEILGTTLRICVEDLESSVAFYERLAGGKAMRFERGGVSVAAIGCFLLMSGPEQELEILRKVSATIAVRDVDEAYAVLNASGARVIAGPVPTPAGRNLIAMHPDGAVFEYVDRRATAT, from the coding sequence ATGGAGATCCTGGGAACCACGCTGCGCATCTGCGTCGAGGACCTGGAGTCCTCGGTCGCGTTCTACGAGCGCCTCGCGGGCGGCAAGGCGATGCGCTTCGAGCGCGGCGGCGTCTCCGTGGCCGCGATCGGCTGCTTCCTGCTGATGAGCGGCCCGGAGCAGGAGCTGGAGATCCTCCGCAAGGTCTCGGCGACCATCGCGGTGCGGGACGTGGACGAGGCGTACGCCGTACTGAACGCGTCCGGCGCCCGCGTCATCGCGGGCCCCGTCCCCACCCCCGCCGGGCGCAACCTCATCGCGATGCACCCCGACGGCGCCGTCTTCGAGTACGTGGACCGCCGCGCCACGGCGACCTGA
- a CDS encoding DUF5107 domain-containing protein codes for MVIVKTTVRRDVLTLPVAPTGPENPLPPLRPPGDPHTPDERAKNGLPRDMARQVGYEPLRSLLPVRLLDGYGRKRTDTPLGTLVIENGRLRATVLPGYGGRVHSLLHKPTGRELLYRNPVLQPAGFALNGAWFSGGIEWNIGATGHTTLSCAPVHAARVTAPDGGEMLRLWEWERLRDLPFQVDLWLPEDSDFLHVGVRIRNPHEKPAPVYWWSNMAVPEERRVLAPADEAWRFAHPGGLRRVPVPVSDGADRTYPPRSEYSADYFFDVPDGARRWIAALDEDGHGLVQTSTDLPRGRKLFVWGTGSGGRRWQEWLTEPGTGGYAEIQSGLARTQLEHVRLDAGTEFSWLESYGPLSARADLVHGDWADACAETRARLADALPGEAVDAAYVAWLARADTEPGEVLAVGSGWGALEVLRAEYKLPGTPFDESTLGTEQAPWLELLRSGAFPEPCEVAPPGPTLVSRNWRDMLETAPARPLTEYHLGVAQWHEGDRAQAVRSWERGLERALSRWPLLRCLAVADAVEGHLERAADRYAEAFDDLCQERRDDGAAWTAATAALGREAISGLLAADRPEAARAVWDRLHETTRAEGRFRLVEAQIRYAEGDIAAVRAVFDEGFEAADLREGAEPLGDLWAAATGGEEIPARYDFRLRP; via the coding sequence ATGGTGATCGTGAAGACCACCGTGCGCCGTGACGTACTGACCCTGCCCGTCGCCCCGACCGGCCCCGAGAACCCGCTGCCCCCGCTGCGGCCGCCCGGCGACCCGCACACCCCGGACGAGCGCGCCAAGAACGGCCTGCCGCGCGACATGGCACGCCAGGTCGGGTACGAGCCGCTGCGCAGCCTGCTGCCCGTGCGGCTCCTCGACGGCTACGGACGCAAGCGCACAGATACGCCGCTCGGCACCCTCGTCATCGAGAACGGCCGGCTGCGCGCCACCGTCCTGCCCGGCTACGGAGGGCGCGTCCACTCCCTCCTCCACAAGCCGACCGGACGCGAACTCCTCTACCGCAACCCGGTGTTGCAGCCCGCGGGCTTCGCACTCAACGGCGCGTGGTTCTCCGGGGGCATCGAGTGGAACATCGGCGCCACCGGCCACACCACCCTGTCCTGCGCACCCGTGCACGCCGCCCGCGTGACCGCGCCCGACGGCGGCGAGATGCTGCGCCTGTGGGAGTGGGAGCGGCTGCGCGACCTGCCTTTCCAGGTGGACCTCTGGCTTCCCGAGGACTCCGACTTCCTCCACGTCGGCGTGCGGATCCGCAACCCGCACGAGAAGCCCGCGCCGGTCTACTGGTGGTCGAACATGGCGGTGCCCGAGGAGCGCAGGGTGCTCGCCCCCGCCGACGAGGCATGGCGGTTCGCCCACCCGGGCGGGCTGCGACGGGTGCCGGTGCCCGTGTCCGACGGCGCCGACCGGACGTACCCGCCGCGCAGCGAGTACTCCGCCGACTATTTCTTCGACGTCCCTGACGGCGCCCGGCGGTGGATCGCCGCGCTCGACGAGGACGGCCACGGGCTCGTGCAGACCTCCACGGATCTGCCGCGCGGCCGCAAGCTCTTCGTCTGGGGCACCGGCAGCGGCGGGCGGCGCTGGCAGGAGTGGCTCACCGAACCCGGCACCGGCGGCTACGCGGAGATCCAGTCGGGCCTCGCGCGCACGCAGCTGGAGCACGTACGCCTGGACGCCGGGACCGAGTTCAGCTGGCTGGAGTCGTACGGGCCGCTGTCCGCACGCGCCGACCTCGTGCACGGCGACTGGGCGGACGCGTGCGCCGAGACCCGGGCGCGCCTCGCGGACGCCCTGCCCGGGGAGGCCGTCGACGCCGCCTACGTAGCCTGGCTGGCCCGCGCCGACACCGAGCCGGGGGAGGTGCTCGCGGTCGGCTCCGGCTGGGGCGCGCTGGAGGTCCTGCGCGCCGAGTACAAGCTGCCGGGCACGCCCTTCGACGAGTCGACGCTCGGTACCGAGCAGGCGCCCTGGCTCGAACTGCTGCGCTCGGGAGCCTTTCCCGAGCCGTGCGAGGTCGCTCCGCCCGGCCCGACGCTCGTCAGCCGCAACTGGCGCGACATGCTGGAGACAGCGCCCGCGCGACCGCTCACGGAGTACCACCTGGGGGTCGCGCAGTGGCACGAGGGCGACCGGGCGCAGGCCGTCCGCAGCTGGGAGCGGGGGCTCGAACGTGCCCTGTCCCGCTGGCCGTTGCTGCGCTGCCTCGCCGTCGCGGACGCCGTCGAGGGACATCTGGAGCGGGCCGCCGACCGGTACGCGGAGGCCTTCGACGACCTGTGCCAGGAGCGGCGTGACGACGGCGCGGCCTGGACGGCGGCGACGGCCGCGCTCGGCCGCGAGGCGATATCCGGGCTGCTGGCGGCGGACCGCCCGGAGGCGGCACGCGCGGTGTGGGACCGCCTCCACGAAACCACCCGCGCCGAGGGCCGCTTCCGCCTCGTCGAGGCCCAGATCCGCTACGCCGAGGGCGACATAGCGGCGGTGCGGGCCGTCTTCGACGAAGGGTTCGAGGCGGCCGACCTGCGGGAGGGCGCCGAGCCCCTGGGCGACCTGTGGGCGGCGGCCACCGGCGGCGAGGAGATCCCGGCGCGCTACGACTTCCGGCTACGGCCCTAG
- a CDS encoding S66 peptidase family protein yields MISLARPARLTPGARVAVVAPSGPVPEDRLEAGLDILRGWDLDPVVMPHVLDTHREFGYLAGADADRARDLERAWCDSSVAAVFCARGGYGVQRMVDLVDWEALRAATRTAGPKVFLGYSDVTSLHEAFATRLGIVTLHGPMTAAADFLKNADAQEHLRTTLFTPEAAQVITARGRAKALVGGRARGVTLGGCVSLLATELGTPGARASARGGLLCLEDIGEETYRLDRSLTQLLRAGRLEGVTGIALGSWEQCGPHDELRALFADRLGGLGVPMVEEFGFGHCDGALTVPFGVPGQLDADAGTLTLDVPALV; encoded by the coding sequence GTGATATCCCTCGCACGGCCCGCGCGCCTCACGCCCGGCGCGCGGGTGGCCGTCGTCGCGCCGAGCGGCCCCGTGCCCGAGGACCGGCTCGAAGCGGGTCTCGACATCCTGCGCGGGTGGGACCTGGACCCCGTCGTCATGCCCCATGTCCTGGACACACACCGGGAGTTCGGCTACCTCGCGGGGGCGGACGCCGACCGCGCACGTGACCTGGAGCGGGCGTGGTGCGACTCGTCCGTGGCCGCCGTGTTCTGCGCGCGCGGCGGGTACGGCGTCCAGCGCATGGTGGACCTCGTCGACTGGGAGGCGCTGCGGGCGGCCACGCGGACGGCAGGACCCAAGGTGTTCCTCGGCTACAGCGACGTCACCTCGCTGCACGAGGCGTTCGCCACGAGGCTCGGGATCGTCACGCTGCACGGCCCGATGACCGCGGCGGCCGACTTCTTGAAGAACGCGGACGCCCAGGAACATCTGCGCACGACCCTGTTCACTCCGGAGGCCGCCCAGGTGATCACCGCACGGGGACGCGCGAAGGCGCTGGTCGGCGGCCGGGCCCGGGGCGTCACGCTCGGCGGCTGCGTCTCGCTGCTCGCCACGGAGCTGGGCACGCCCGGGGCGCGGGCCTCCGCGCGGGGCGGCCTGCTGTGCCTGGAGGACATCGGCGAGGAGACCTACCGCCTGGACCGGAGCCTCACGCAGCTGCTGCGCGCCGGCCGGCTGGAGGGCGTCACGGGGATCGCACTCGGCTCCTGGGAGCAGTGCGGGCCCCACGACGAGCTGCGGGCGCTCTTCGCCGACCGGCTCGGCGGGCTCGGCGTGCCCATGGTCGAGGAGTTCGGGTTCGGGCACTGCGACGGGGCGCTGACCGTGCCGTTCGGGGTACCGGGCCAACTGGACGCGGACGCGGGCACGTTGACGCTGGACGTGCCGGCACTCGTCTGA
- a CDS encoding enolase C-terminal domain-like protein produces MKDAVAIERPVVSAYTVPADAPEADGTFAWDTTTVVIVEITAGDATGTGWTYAPASVAALVDEQLTPAVLGRDALDIPAAHDAMTKAVRDTGRPGAAGRAISAVDIALWDLKARLLELPLVRLLGAARDEVPVYGSGGFTTYHDTHLAAQLNGWVHGQHIPRVKIKIGERWGRAAGRDVSRVRTARDVIGPQAELYVDASGGYTRKQAVRVGRVLAEHGVGWFEEPVSSDDLRGLALVRDALVCDVTAGEYGYDLPYFARMIPSVDCLQVDATRCGGLTEWLRAAALAQAHGLEVSAHCAPHAHAAVAACVPNLRHIEWFHDHVRIESMFFAGALDPTGGVVRPEGGVGHGLELRTAEVEEFRVV; encoded by the coding sequence ATGAAGGACGCAGTCGCGATCGAACGGCCCGTCGTCTCCGCGTACACGGTGCCCGCGGACGCACCCGAGGCGGACGGCACCTTCGCCTGGGACACCACGACGGTCGTCATCGTCGAGATCACCGCGGGCGACGCGACGGGCACCGGCTGGACGTACGCGCCCGCATCCGTCGCCGCGCTCGTCGACGAGCAGCTCACCCCGGCCGTTCTCGGCCGGGACGCCCTCGACATCCCCGCGGCGCACGACGCGATGACGAAGGCGGTGCGCGACACCGGGCGCCCCGGCGCCGCGGGCCGCGCGATCTCGGCGGTCGACATCGCGCTGTGGGACCTGAAGGCCCGCCTCCTGGAACTGCCGCTCGTACGTCTCCTCGGCGCGGCCCGCGACGAGGTTCCCGTCTACGGCAGCGGCGGCTTCACGACGTACCACGACACGCATCTGGCGGCGCAGCTGAACGGCTGGGTGCACGGCCAGCACATTCCGCGCGTAAAGATCAAGATCGGCGAGCGGTGGGGCCGGGCCGCGGGCCGCGACGTGTCGCGGGTGCGCACCGCGCGTGACGTCATCGGCCCGCAGGCCGAGTTGTACGTCGACGCGAGCGGCGGCTATACGCGCAAGCAGGCCGTACGGGTAGGCAGGGTGCTCGCCGAGCACGGCGTGGGCTGGTTCGAGGAGCCGGTGTCATCGGACGACCTGCGGGGCCTCGCGCTGGTCAGGGACGCGCTGGTGTGTGACGTGACGGCGGGAGAGTACGGCTACGACCTGCCGTACTTCGCCCGCATGATCCCGTCCGTGGACTGTTTGCAGGTGGACGCGACGCGCTGCGGCGGCCTCACCGAGTGGCTGCGCGCGGCGGCTCTCGCGCAGGCGCACGGCCTGGAGGTCTCGGCGCACTGCGCGCCGCACGCGCATGCCGCGGTCGCCGCGTGCGTGCCGAACCTGCGGCACATCGAGTGGTTCCACGACCATGTGCGGATCGAGTCGATGTTCTTCGCCGGGGCCCTGGACCCGACCGGCGGCGTCGTGCGCCCGGAGGGTGGCGTCGGGCACGGCCTGGAGCTGCGCACGGCCGAGGTGGAGGAGTTCCGGGTGGTGTGA
- a CDS encoding LapA family protein codes for MSPKTSTGGSRAGGTGGGLMTPGRVAVAAVAVLTLVFIFENTRSTKIRLLIPEVTMPLWMALLGTGLIGALCGVYFIGRRK; via the coding sequence ATGAGCCCCAAGACCTCCACGGGCGGCTCCCGGGCGGGCGGCACCGGCGGCGGGCTGATGACACCCGGGAGGGTCGCCGTCGCCGCGGTCGCCGTCCTCACCCTGGTCTTCATCTTCGAGAACACCCGCAGCACCAAGATCCGACTGCTGATCCCCGAAGTGACCATGCCCCTGTGGATGGCCCTGCTCGGCACGGGGCTGATCGGCGCCCTGTGCGGGGTCTACTTCATCGGGAGGCGCAAGTGA
- a CDS encoding GNAT family N-acetyltransferase yields MPDTAPRPADGSRVAIRPFTCADSAEFTARTRESRELHRPWLFPPASDDAYRAYAKALDEDPARAGFLVCERDSGAIAGFININNIVRGGFRSGALGYGSFAHAAGRGLMSEGLGLVMAYAFGELGLHRLEANIQPGNAPSIALVRRAGFRLEGFSPDFLYVDGAWRDHERWAITADMAPVPVPVSAAKASG; encoded by the coding sequence ATGCCCGACACAGCCCCCCGACCGGCCGACGGCTCCCGCGTGGCCATACGCCCCTTCACCTGCGCGGACTCCGCCGAATTCACCGCACGTACCCGCGAGAGCCGGGAACTGCACCGGCCCTGGCTCTTCCCGCCGGCCTCGGACGACGCCTACCGCGCGTACGCGAAGGCGCTCGACGAGGACCCGGCCAGGGCCGGCTTCCTCGTGTGCGAGCGCGACAGCGGGGCCATCGCGGGGTTCATCAACATCAACAACATCGTGCGGGGCGGTTTCCGCAGCGGAGCCCTCGGCTACGGGTCCTTCGCGCATGCCGCGGGGCGCGGGCTGATGAGCGAGGGACTCGGCCTCGTCATGGCGTACGCCTTCGGGGAGCTGGGGCTGCACCGCCTGGAGGCCAACATCCAGCCGGGCAACGCCCCCTCCATCGCCCTCGTGCGCCGCGCCGGCTTCCGCCTGGAGGGCTTCTCCCCGGACTTCCTCTACGTCGACGGGGCCTGGCGCGACCACGAACGCTGGGCCATCACCGCCGACATGGCGCCGGTGCCGGTGCCCGTCAGCGCCGCGAAGGCTTCCGGTTGA
- a CDS encoding DUF6204 family protein — translation MGTQHTYRVIVRGTWDELTDASRAALLAEVEEHGLAQMKFTPEGTLTYDRALKHFSLRYVVVSDAEDGEEMAGALAEEQAETMLRERGHGFRDLRSSVTDMDTMKINRKPSRR, via the coding sequence ATGGGCACCCAGCACACCTACCGAGTGATCGTCCGAGGGACGTGGGACGAGCTGACGGACGCGTCACGCGCGGCGCTCCTCGCGGAGGTCGAGGAACACGGCCTGGCCCAGATGAAGTTCACGCCCGAGGGCACCCTCACCTACGACCGCGCGCTCAAGCACTTCTCGCTGCGCTACGTGGTGGTCTCCGACGCCGAGGACGGCGAGGAGATGGCGGGGGCGCTCGCCGAGGAGCAGGCCGAGACGATGCTGAGGGAGCGGGGCCACGGCTTCCGGGACCTGCGGTCGAGCGTGACGGACATGGACACCATGAAGATCAACCGGAAGCCTTCGCGGCGCTGA
- a CDS encoding phage holin family protein, which translates to MTGFDKPQTGLDKQPFDKALTDELVRTIRSELREELREQTKKQRRKATLYAGSGATAFYAGAAVALAVGLALALVLPDWAAALIVGALLAVAAMLLRNAARPSAERPAAHPGAAAPYADPAGAAGAPGVTRPAGVTGDGPAAPAVPPGTPAPPPMPPSVPAAPAGAPETPRRDER; encoded by the coding sequence ATGACTGGCTTCGACAAACCCCAGACCGGCCTCGACAAGCAGCCGTTCGACAAGGCCCTGACCGACGAGCTGGTCCGTACGATCCGCAGCGAACTGCGGGAGGAACTGCGCGAGCAGACCAAGAAGCAGCGGCGCAAGGCCACGCTCTACGCCGGATCCGGCGCCACCGCGTTCTACGCGGGTGCCGCCGTCGCCCTCGCCGTCGGTCTCGCGCTCGCCCTGGTGCTGCCCGACTGGGCGGCGGCCCTGATCGTCGGCGCGCTACTCGCCGTCGCCGCGATGCTGCTGCGCAACGCGGCACGCCCGAGCGCCGAGCGCCCGGCGGCCCACCCCGGCGCCGCCGCTCCGTACGCGGATCCGGCGGGGGCCGCGGGGGCTCCGGGTGTCACGCGCCCCGCGGGCGTCACGGGCGACGGGCCCGCCGCCCCGGCCGTTCCCCCGGGCACCCCCGCACCGCCGCCGATGCCGCCCTCCGTGCCCGCGGCGCCCGCCGGGGCCCCCGAGACGCCGCGGCGCGACGAGCGCTGA
- a CDS encoding LpqB family beta-propeller domain-containing protein, which produces MTQTRAYGSWPSPIDAELAATHDGAPGYVGFVGAEAWWTEPRPTEGGRRALVRRLPDGEERSVLPAPWNVRSSVVEYGGRPWAGADRPEGPLLVFANFADQRLYAYEPDVPDAAPRPLTPLSAVGGGLRWADPVLRPDRGEVWCVLEEFTGEAPTDVRRVIAAVPLDGSAAEDRGAVRELSDGVHRFVTGPRVSPDGTRAAWIAWDHPRMPWDGTELILADVSPDGAFGAPRTFAGGPEESVAQVEWAADGRLLFSSDRTGWWNLYRAAPDDPTGVQALCPREEEFAGPLWQVGLTWFAPLDTGLIAVVHGTGATALGILDPETGEVVDAAGPWTEWASTLAAHGPRVVGVAASPRSAYEVVELDTCTGHARVVGAAHGDPVDPAYYPEPQIRTFSGPAGRTVHAHIYPPHHPGHVAPDDELPPYVVWAHGGPTGRSPLVLDLAIAYFTSRGIGVAEVNYGGSTGYGRAYRDRLREQWGIVDVEDCAAVALALADEGTADRARLAIRGGSAGGWTTAVSLTTTDVYACGTIIYPVLDLAAFGSGETHDLESRYLDSIVGPLDEVPGRYAERSPLEHADRVTVPFLILQGLDDAVCPPAQSERFLARLAGRGIPHAYIAFEGEGHGFRRAGTMVRALEAELSLYAQVFRLDLAAPVPTLELGK; this is translated from the coding sequence ATGACGCAGACCCGGGCGTACGGATCATGGCCCTCGCCGATCGACGCCGAGCTGGCCGCCACCCACGACGGCGCCCCGGGGTACGTGGGCTTCGTCGGCGCCGAGGCCTGGTGGACCGAGCCGCGGCCCACCGAGGGCGGGCGCCGCGCCCTGGTGCGGCGGCTGCCCGACGGCGAGGAGCGCTCGGTGCTGCCCGCGCCGTGGAACGTGCGCAGCAGCGTCGTCGAGTACGGCGGCCGCCCCTGGGCCGGGGCCGACCGCCCCGAGGGGCCGCTGCTCGTCTTCGCGAACTTCGCCGACCAGCGCCTGTACGCGTACGAACCCGACGTCCCGGACGCCGCGCCCCGGCCGCTGACGCCGCTCTCGGCCGTGGGCGGCGGCCTGCGCTGGGCCGATCCGGTGCTGCGCCCCGACCGGGGCGAAGTCTGGTGTGTCCTTGAGGAGTTCACCGGCGAGGCGCCCACCGACGTGCGCCGGGTCATCGCCGCGGTGCCGCTCGACGGCTCGGCGGCCGAGGACCGCGGCGCCGTACGCGAACTGTCCGACGGCGTCCACCGGTTCGTCACAGGCCCCCGTGTCTCGCCGGACGGCACCCGCGCCGCCTGGATCGCCTGGGACCACCCCCGCATGCCGTGGGACGGCACGGAACTGATCCTCGCCGACGTCTCCCCGGACGGCGCGTTCGGTGCGCCCCGGACCTTCGCGGGCGGCCCCGAGGAGTCCGTGGCCCAGGTCGAATGGGCCGCGGACGGACGGCTGTTGTTCTCCAGCGACCGCACCGGCTGGTGGAACCTGTACCGCGCGGCCCCGGACGACCCCACCGGCGTACAGGCCCTGTGCCCGCGCGAGGAGGAGTTCGCGGGCCCGCTGTGGCAGGTCGGCCTCACCTGGTTCGCGCCGCTGGACACCGGCCTGATCGCCGTCGTGCACGGCACGGGCGCCACGGCCCTCGGCATACTCGACCCCGAGACCGGCGAGGTCGTCGACGCGGCCGGCCCCTGGACGGAGTGGGCCTCGACGCTCGCCGCACACGGCCCCCGCGTGGTCGGCGTCGCCGCGAGTCCGCGCAGCGCGTACGAAGTCGTGGAACTGGACACGTGCACAGGACACGCCCGCGTCGTCGGCGCCGCCCACGGCGACCCGGTGGACCCCGCGTACTACCCGGAGCCCCAGATCCGCACCTTCTCGGGCCCGGCGGGACGCACCGTCCACGCGCACATCTACCCGCCCCACCACCCCGGCCACGTCGCGCCCGACGACGAACTGCCGCCCTACGTGGTGTGGGCGCACGGCGGTCCCACCGGCCGCTCGCCCCTCGTCCTCGACCTGGCCATCGCCTACTTCACCTCGCGCGGCATCGGCGTCGCCGAGGTCAACTACGGCGGCTCCACCGGGTACGGGCGCGCCTACCGCGACCGGCTGCGCGAGCAGTGGGGCATCGTCGACGTCGAGGACTGCGCGGCCGTCGCGCTGGCGCTGGCCGACGAGGGCACCGCGGACCGCGCCCGGCTCGCGATCCGCGGCGGCAGCGCGGGCGGCTGGACCACGGCCGTCTCGCTGACCACCACCGACGTCTACGCCTGCGGGACGATCATCTACCCCGTCCTCGACCTCGCCGCGTTCGGCTCCGGGGAGACCCACGACCTCGAATCGCGCTACCTGGACTCCATCGTCGGGCCGCTCGACGAGGTGCCCGGGCGGTACGCGGAGCGTTCGCCGCTGGAGCACGCCGACCGTGTCACCGTGCCCTTCCTGATCCTGCAAGGGCTCGACGACGCGGTCTGTCCGCCCGCGCAGTCCGAGCGGTTCCTCGCCCGGCTGGCGGGACGCGGGATCCCGCACGCCTACATCGCCTTCGAGGGGGAGGGGCACGGCTTCCGCCGCGCCGGCACCATGGTCCGCGCCCTGGAAGCCGAACTCTCCCTCTACGCCCAGGTGTTCCGGCTCGACCTCGCCGCGCCCGTGCCGACCCTGGAGCTGGGCAAGTGA
- a CDS encoding 50S ribosomal protein bL37, with translation MSSKRRRKKKARRKNGANHGSRPQS, from the coding sequence ATGTCCTCGAAGCGACGTCGCAAGAAGAAGGCCCGCCGCAAGAACGGCGCGAACCACGGCAGCCGTCCCCAGTCCTGA